The Chloroflexia bacterium SDU3-3 genome includes the window CCGCTGTCGGCGCGGTCGCGCAGGGTCTTCCAGGTATCTGGCCCGCCCAGCGAGTTGAGCCCGAAGAAGAACAGCGCTGGCTTGCCCTGGAAGCTGAAGTAGCTCGGGCGGCTCATGAAGTCGCGCTGGACCACGCCGATGGCGCTGGTGAGCGCATCCACCGAGTTGAGCGAGGCCCACGCCGCCTGTTCGGGCATGATGATGACCTTGATGTCGCGCCCGCTCTCCTCGATCAGGTCCATCAGGCGGCGGCAGCGTTTGTTGATACGGTCTTCATCTGGCCCGAACCACGCGCAGATCAGCGCGTCGATCCCGGCGTCATCGGCCTGCTGGATGTGGCGGCGGATGGTCGCGTCGTCGCCGCCGCTGTACTTGGGCGCGGCCACGTCGCTCATGCGGTCGTAGCTCCAGTCGCTTGGCTCATACCATGGGTAGTAGAAGGCCATCACCGGCCGATCGGATGCGGCCTGGGCCTGGGGCACCTGCGCGGGCGCGGCGGCCCCGATCAGAAGTATCAGGGCGCTGATCGACATCAGCCAGCGGCGTAGCGTTGCTGCTTGCATATGGGTCAGTCCTTTAGTTTATTCCAAAACGGGAGTGCGTGGTTTCGGGCAGAAGCGGGCGATCTGCGGTTGTTCATATCATAGGGGATGGTATCAGCCCGATCTGCTTTCAACAATAGCTCTGCGGTACCACCATATGCTAGGTGTTGAGCGGCGTGGTAGGTGGACGGGCCGGATGGAGGGGGATGCGGGGAGAAACATGCTATACTCTTCGGCACCGTCGGTATTGTACACGAAAAAGTACGGATGTGCGGATCGATCTTTTTTCAATTGGCCACTCAAATGGCGATCTGGGGCAGCTTGTGGCCCTGCTCGATATGCACCAGATCGCGACGGTATGCGACGTGCGCAGCGTGCCCTATAGCAAGTACACCCCGCAGTTCAACCGCGAGGCGCTGGCCGAGGCGCTGCCCGCGCTGGGTATCTCGTACCACTGGCTGGGGGCGGCGCTGGGCGGCATGCCGCAGGACGCTGGGCTTCGCCTGCCCGATGGCAGCGCCGACTACGAGAAGATCCTGGCGTTGCCTGGGTTTGATCGTGCGCTGGGGCAGCTGATGGCCTTCGGTCGGCGCGCGCCGACCGCGTTCATGTGTGGCGAGGCCGACTACCGCGGCTGCCACCGCCACAAGCTGCTGACGCCCGCGCTTATCCGCCAGGGCTGCGCGGTCGCGCATATCATGGCCGATGGCCGCCTGGAGCCTGGCCAGATCATGCCGCAGCAGATGAGCATGTTCTGATCACTGCTGGGCTTTTTGAACCACTGGTGAGGCTTCGATGAGGTTTTCGCTCTATCGTCTGTGCTGCCTGCTGGCGCTGTGTGCGCTGCTGGGATCGTGCGCCGCCGCGCCCGAGGAGAATACCCACACCTTCGGCGGCGGCGTGAACCCTGAGGGGGTGACGGAGAATTTTTTTGAGGATTTTGACAAGACTCTGAAAGATCCCGATATCCAGAATAAAGAGGTTCGCTCGCGCTGGGTGGCCATCCTATCTGACTACTTCGCGCCAGCAGAGCGTGAGGATCAGCGGATCGCGCTTTCCACCATGCTGGCCACCTATGCCCGCCAGATGCAGGAGGAGGTCGGGCCAGGCGAGGAGTTCAAGATCGAGATCCGCTATGGCGCGTTTCGCCAACTGTCGAACACCG containing:
- a CDS encoding DUF488 domain-containing protein, which produces MRGETCYTLRHRRYCTRKSTDVRIDLFSIGHSNGDLGQLVALLDMHQIATVCDVRSVPYSKYTPQFNREALAEALPALGISYHWLGAALGGMPQDAGLRLPDGSADYEKILALPGFDRALGQLMAFGRRAPTAFMCGEADYRGCHRHKLLTPALIRQGCAVAHIMADGRLEPGQIMPQQMSMF